Proteins co-encoded in one Prunus persica cultivar Lovell chromosome G6, Prunus_persica_NCBIv2, whole genome shotgun sequence genomic window:
- the LOC109949956 gene encoding uncharacterized protein LOC109949956: MVQQKIVMKLQMNCEKHRTNALKIAAVAKGVSKVSIEAEKEQMEVIGDGVDTTRLTMSLRKKLGSAAIVSVEPVKANAEEEKPTPTTTQYWTSSYVHHPRHRSTHYRVVHDESPQQINCSIM, translated from the exons ATGGTGCAGCAAAAGATAGTTATGAAGTTGCAAATGAACTGTGAGAAACACAGAACTAATGCCTTGAAGATTGCTGCAGTCGCTAAAG GCGTGAGCAAAGTGTCGATAGAAGCTGAGAAAGAGCAGATGGAGGTGATTGGAGATGGAGTCGATACCACGAGATTGACCATGTCGTTGAGGAAGAAGCTTGGCTCCGCCGCCATAGTAAGTGTTGAACCAGTGAAAGCAAATGCGGAGGAGGAGAAACCAACTCCAACAACAACACAATATTGGACATCAAGCTATGTCCATCATCCACGACATCGTTCTACTCACTATCGTGTAGTTCATGATGAATCCCCGCAACAGATCAATTGTTCTATTATGTAA
- the LOC109949444 gene encoding heavy metal-associated isoprenylated plant protein 47-like: MANISKAFAQLIHCFLKPQYQEKQKIVIKVQLTSENCRTKALKIAVEAKGVSNVCIDVDKAEVEVTGVGVDAVSLAESLEKQLGFASIVSVGEVKKPEEPELVILIQWTSSYIHCPHYDGFCRC; encoded by the exons ATGGCCAACATATCAAAAGCTTTTGCACAACTAATCCATTGTTTCTTGAAGCCACAATACCAAGAGAAG CAAAAGATAGTGATCAAGGTGCAATTGACCTCTGAGAACTGCAGAACCAAGGCCTTGAAGATTGCTGTAGAAGCCAaag GTGTGAGCAACGTTTGCATAGACGTAGACAAAGCGGAAGTGGAGGTGACTGGAGTTGGAGTTGATGCCGTTTCCTTGGCCGAGTCATTGGAGAAGCAGCTTGGCTTTGCTTCCATTGTAAGTGTTGGAGAAGTGAAAAAACCAGAGGAGCCAGAGCTAGTCATTCTAATTCAATGGACATCAAGCTATATTCACTGTCCACACTATGATGGATTCTGCCGATGTTAA